Below is a genomic region from Pseudomonas extremaustralis.
TAACGGTGCCCGCCAACGGCACATCCCAGCTCGCCTGTACCAGCCGTTCGACTTTCTGACACTCATGGGCCAGGCCCAATAGCGTCGGCTTGCGCCAGCGTTGGCGGCGCGCCAGGTACGCCAGGCTGCGGTCGTAGAAGCCACCGCCCATGCCCAGGCGACCACCCGCCTCATCGAACCCCACCAATGGCAGCAATACCAGGTCCAGTGCCCATACCTTGCGTTGCCGGCTGACGGTCACGCGTGGCTCCAGAATGCGAAAACGGTTGGGCCGCAGCTTTTCTGCGGGCAGCACGCGCTGGAACACCATCTTGGTCCGCGGCCAGGCGCTGAGCACCGGCAGGTAAGTGGCCTTGCCCCGGCGCTGCGCTGCGCGCAGCAGCAGGCGCGGATCGATTTCACCGTCCGTCGGTAGATACAAAGCGATATGTTTGGCCCGGCGAAACAGCGGATGCTGTGCCAGTTGTCGATACAGGCCAAGGGCGGCCTGGCGCTGCTCACTCGGCGTGAGGGCGCGTCGAGCGTTGCGCAACATGCGTCGAAGTTGCGGACGGGAAAGCGGCGCAGGTTCGGTCATGGCTTTTCGGCTCATAAAACAATGCCAGTCCTTGAGACTGGCATTGAGTTTGGAATTCAGGCTCCCCGACAGAGCCGCTGTCGACTCAGCCCTTGAACCCGAAAGTTCAAGGTGGAAGATGCAGTAGGCTTTAAGGCTTTCCGTCTAGCGGACATGCACACCAGCCCAACGTGCAACTTCCAGGGTAGTGCGAATCGGCTCCGGGACATCGCCGACTGGCAAGCACGCCAGGGAGTGCGGCGAGTATACCTTAAACCTTGGCGGCAATCAGCCTTTGGGTGTGTCTGAATCGCTGGAGAGAACCAGGTCGACGCGTTCCAGCAGGTCGCGCACTTGCTCGCGCGTCGAGCCGCTGGCCTGCACGTCAGGGCGTTCCTGCTTATGCAGCAGATCGTGGGTGATATTCAGGGCGGCCATCACGGCGATGCGATCGGCGCCGATCACTTTGCCGCTGCTGCGGATTTCACGCATCTTGCCATCGAGGTAGCGGGCGGCGCTCACCAGGTTGTTGCGCTCTTCCGGGGGGCAGATGATCGAATATTCTTTGTCGAGGATCTGCACGGTGACGCTATTGCTTGAACTCATGAGTCTTGCTCCAGGGCCTTCAGGCGCGAAATCATCGATTCGACCTTACGCCGGGCGATTTCGTTTTTTTCAATGAGGTGAGCGCGTTCCTCGCGCCAGGTCTTTTCCTGAGCTAATAGGAGTCCGTTTTG
It encodes:
- a CDS encoding 5-formyltetrahydrofolate cyclo-ligase, yielding MTEPAPLSRPQLRRMLRNARRALTPSEQRQAALGLYRQLAQHPLFRRAKHIALYLPTDGEIDPRLLLRAAQRRGKATYLPVLSAWPRTKMVFQRVLPAEKLRPNRFRILEPRVTVSRQRKVWALDLVLLPLVGFDEAGGRLGMGGGFYDRSLAYLARRQRWRKPTLLGLAHECQKVERLVQASWDVPLAGTVTDKRWYTAQTPLESAAP
- a CDS encoding cell division protein ZapA — its product is MSSSNSVTVQILDKEYSIICPPEERNNLVSAARYLDGKMREIRSSGKVIGADRIAVMAALNITHDLLHKQERPDVQASGSTREQVRDLLERVDLVLSSDSDTPKG
- a CDS encoding TIGR02449 family protein; protein product: MEDTDLQALMARLELLITRVEQLKSQNGLLLAQEKTWREERAHLIEKNEIARRKVESMISRLKALEQDS